Within the Rosa rugosa chromosome 2, drRosRugo1.1, whole genome shotgun sequence genome, the region gaaaatatgaaAGAAATATCCCCTTgggttactttttttttttatcaactcCTTGGGTTacttatatttttcatttttttgggaaagaaaaaaattgcattctatttttttttttgagtaatgcCACGAGGGCGAATTAAtgtattcatcacaagccagaataggcagttacatacccttccactgtcatttatagacagacaagaagctagtggtagtacccacaagtgtacgtcctactcattatacagtTAAATATGTAGAGGTAGCGGATACCCtctttcggtactactccagaggcgctagaagTACATAGagtgttcctaatacaaggagctttattgtaattagacaaaactaaaaacatagggatggGCTGAGAGCAAAACCCTAGTCCATCAAATTTATGTCCCAAGGAGCTCCAAAAGCAGGCCCAACCAAAGCCCAACAGGCCAAGAAAGGCCCAGCCCAACCTTCCATCTCCAACTCGTCCTCAGCCGCCAATGTGCCCATGCCCGCTCCGGCAACTGTGCCCACACCCGCTCCGGTAGGATTCCCACCATCACGACGCAAAACACCGCCACGGAACCCCGCCACGACCCTACGCAGCGTCCGAAGTCGAAACCGCCTCGATGCCATGACCCAACGCTCCACGGTCCAACGCCTTTGCCGAAGTCGAAACCGCCACGCCCATCGCCCTCAACATCTGCAACGTCGTCGATCTGCACCAAGACCCACCATCACTGCAACCATCCCCGAGATTTCAGTCGACCTGGAGCCAAAAACCACCTGCAAAACATTCGAGCAACCCCCACACCCGAGCCCCTGGAAGGCTAGTATCAAGTCCCATCCGGCAGCAGATCACGCGTCATTGGTGAGGCCAAAAGGCCCGCTCGAATGCCATAGCCGCCACCGGACGAGATCAAGCTCTTAGTTGAAGCCGCCGCAGCCGACCCTTAGGGTTtcttcgagagagagagaggttccTGGTTTAGCTGCATTCTTCTATTACACAGTGAGATATTTATTATATCAAAAATGAATACATCAAACATGCAATTACTTCTTTCAGAACTATATTTACTATTTAGTTAATTTAATTTCagataaaaaaattatagataTTACTTGAAAGAAACCTTATATGAGAAACATTCATATGTTaaggtccaaaaaaaaaatgtagtctATTCTTAACATGTCCTAACTCCTAATTGATCATTTACTTgcttgaattgtttgtttttctttaaaaGAAGGGCTGTACGGCTGTCCTCAgaccttaattaatgaaactgatGAATACACCTGGGGGAGGGGTGAGGAACATAGTGCCTAAATCCCTTATTACAATATACCTCAAGAGGACCTCTCGAATAATAACAGGCGCCTCTACAACTATAATATATTCATACATGCACCAAATAGCAAAGAGTGTCATACCTAACTACTAACTAATCACTTACTTGCTTGTTTATAACTATTGGAAATTGCTAAACACCTCAATATATCAGTCTTTTTTTTTGCCATACACACGTTATCATTCAATTATGAAAACTAATTCACCAAATGTAGGTCTTATAAGTTCAAGACCCTAGATATAGTGTATATAATTATATTATATGAAGAATTCTATCTATTCCATAACCTAATCGAAGTACATTATCCGATTTATCTCTGTTCACTGTATAGGCCTGAAGCAAAACTCATTCGAGAAGTTGTTGATGAGATATGGAGGAAATTGTATTCCTCTTTTTCAAAACCTGCCATTAAAAATCTGGCATCAACACCTTCTTGGTCTTCTTCTTGTCGACAGAAGCATGATGTATTTCTAAGCTTTAGAGGGAAGGATACCCGCTTGAATTTTTTGGATCATCTATATGATGCATTAATTCAGTGCAGAATTTCCACTTTTAGAGATGACAAAGATCTTGTTAAAGGAATGTCCATTCGCAAACAACTCGAAAAAGCAATTGAGGGATCAAAGGTTTGGGTTGTCATTGTTTCACCAAACTATGCTTCTTCAAAATGGTGCTTGGATGAGCTTTTGAAGATTCTTGAATGCAGAAAAGCATCTAAAGTGGGGAAGAAGAATAAAAGTTTGATGAAGGCATTTGCAGAATATGAAGAACAAGCTCATACTTCGGTGAATGGAGACAAATCATATAAGGGGGAGGCTAGTTTGCGGAACAAGAAAAATATCACTAATCATAATAAAAGGTTATTCATCATTTTCAGTTTCATGcatgttaattaattattataatTGTTTTGCTAATTGTTTTAGTAACTTTGTTTTCAGGAAAATGGGTGAGTTGAGACTTGGCGTTAATTATGGCGGAAAGTGGGTTGGTTCTGTCTACATCGGTGGTAGTTCAGAAGAAATCGTGGTTTCAGAAGACATTACTTATAATGAGCTTCTAGATCAACTGTATCATATTGTTGGAGTGCATCCAAATGAAAATGAGATCAAGATCAGTACGATCGATGAATCAAAATCACCGGCTTATCCTGTGGAGATAATCAATGATGATGACCTCAAAAATTTTATTGATCAGAGCATTTCTTCCGATATGCATTTGAAGCATCCATTGCAGAATTCCTCTGGAAGGTACTCTCAACTTTTAATTTTGTGATACTTTTGGTAACACAACTTTAGACTTATTGATCATTTGTGTTTGTCTTCTTTAGCTACTAAAATGCTTTAATATCTTCTAGACTTCTACTAATttggttcacctagcattaatcttattttaattatttttactaCCACATTACTATTGCTGTTATTGTTTGGGATACCAGAGCtataataaactgaaaagtggggttttgttttgggtttataTATGTTCGGGGTATatgtgtttgagcccaaaagtaaacAATATGAAACAGACATAAGTTATTTAGCTAGTTTCTCATTGTCTCATTATTCATGGTGTACTTTATCTGCTAATTTTCAGCAGGAGTATTGAAGTTAGAGTTTTGGTTAACTATGATGGGGAGTGGGTGAATTCTACATATGTTGGTGGCAAAACGAAAGGAATAATAATCTCAGAGGACATTACGTATCAAGAACTTGTTGATAGAGTGAGTGGTGTTGTGGAAGTTGATTCAAATGAATATAAGTTGATTCTGAAGACTGCATATAAATCAAATCTACCTACTCAACCTGTGGAGATAATCGATGATGAGGGCCTTGCATTTTTTATCCAAGATGAGAATCTTTCACTGAGTATGAGCTCCATATTTACTTTGTGCACTACTCTTGAAAGACGGGCATTTCCTAATGGAAGGTATGTAATCTCTTTACTTTGGTCGCATTTATATGAAATCTATGCATTGGTCTATTGGATTTGGGACCTATAATCGATCTCATTCTTTTTCTTAGGATGGAGTCATCACAAAGTGGTACAACACATCTTAGAAGATTTGGTACCTATCCGAGTTGCGTTCATTGTGTGACACCTGATCAGGTGCCTCATCTTCATACTCAAGTTGGACCATCGTCACCAAATGTGCCTTGtatgcagcagcagcaacaacattCTTACCAACAGAAGACGTTGCAGCCTTGCTACGAGCACTATCAACCATCCTTTCAGCAGCCACAACCTCTGTACCAACAACTTCATTCTTTCTACGTGCAGCAGCAGCCTCAGTACCAACAGCCGAATCCTTCCTACATGCAGCAGCCGCCGCCAATCCATCAAGTGCCTTACTCGCTCAAGATGTTCTGGAATGATGCAACCCGAATGTTTCAAGATTTCAACTTTTGGCAATTTAATTTCGTCATCATTTTATTAGGAAATATTTTCTATTTCTTAAGGCTTTGTAGAAATAATTAGCAAAGTTTGGTGAAAAAATTATTGGATGATAATTATactatgagtttttctattcATATCTCAAAATCTTCTTATATGATCTCCTATACTTTCACACCTCCTTTTAACTTTTTAGTAACAAAATTTGCTCTGTATGCTTTTGTTAAATTTTTGGAGTAACcttaattaaacaaaatattgaacttttttattctcaaaatccgcggatttatttttctttgagcTCTCAAATTCTTTAAGCTGGCCGTGCCTATATTCATTGTGCAATATAttaaggggggtgaaatttgcacacccctatTTACAAACTATACACCCTTTCacttttttaataatatttcaactCAACATTTTTCGCACTTCCTAAAATACCCTCAAaatcaaatttttctttttgggtcctctctctctctctctctctctctctctctctctctctctctctcctccaaaaCCACGACAAAACTCTTACCAGTTTTTTTGGCCTAATGAACCATCTGTTCGATCAAACCCttattcctctctctctctctctctctctctctctctctctctctctctctctctctctctctctctctctctctctctctctctcatcaacTCAATTCAAAATCCCAAATACCAAATGCTATTAAATAAATTTGATGATGCATGACCGTCTATTGGACGCCGGACTTGGAAGCATACTCACCGGAATCCGACGAAGCATCTACAACTCCATTTCTGAGGGACGTCGTTTTGTGATCTTGATAATAtaggttgattttgatttgggtGGGTTGTTAATAATTTGGTGTGGACTTTTGAATAGGTGGGATTCTGGGTCGACTGTGGGAGACTTTGATGGGCATTCGAAACGGGTTTTGAGCTGTTGTTTTAAGCCAACAAGACCCTTTCGCATTGTCACATGCGGTGAGGATTTCCTGGTCAATTTCTATGAAGGGCCTCCTTTCAAATTCAAGCAGTCTCACAGGTTTTGTTCTTTGATCATTGTGATGATTTTGAGCCCTTCATTGATCATTGTGATGACTTTGAGGAAGAGCCTCCGCAGACGAGAGAGGAGAGTAGGGAACGATTGGCGGTGCGGTTTGGTCGGGGCTGAGATGGGCGCGAACCCAGTAGACTACTGCTCGAACCCATTTcaacaagaagaagacgaaAGCTTCAGAAATGAATAAAGAGACTGAGATTGATGATAATGGAAGCACGACCCAACTGAGAAAGAAGggtcaaaaagaaaaatctgaCATTGAGGGTATTTTAGGAAGTGTAAAAAATATTGagttgaaatattattaaaaaagtaaaaaggtgTGTAGTTTGCAAataggggtgtgcaaatttcacccccctatATTAATGGGCTTGTTTAGCTCTGTTGTCGTAGAAAAGTATTTAAGGACAACTATAACAAAAAAGGCAAGCCATAATAGGGATCAATACGTGAACTTCAACCAAGTCCATGTTCTGATCATAACGCTACGTTACAAAGTGAAAattagagaaagtgagagaTTTGAAAATGACAATTCTCCCTAGATGATTGAGAACATTGTTTGAGATCCCAAATATTGTTGCAAAGTTTAAGTACCAAATGAAATGACTATGTGACGTGGTAAAATGACCAAGTTCTAATAAAATAATTTTCAAGATAATGTGTGATCTACCGTACTAAATATCATATCATTATGTACTCAAATTTAGTACATCAAAACCACTATTGGGCTTCAAGTTCTCTCTTGCGTTGTTCCTCAAGGCCTCATCTATATGCTGCAGTCTCCCATGAACCCGATAAACCCAACAAATCTGTGAAGCAAGCCCGTATGCTTTGACTATTGACGACGTTATCTTGGTTAACAGTGTTCCACCGGTTGCCATAGCTTGCTTTTCTCTGCTGCTCTGTGAAGCAAATCCAAACTCCCAAGTCCAGGTAAAGCAAATCTTCAATACTGTAGTTTCTTCCAGTGGTTACCTTTACTGGGTTGTGGCCTGTTCTGTTCTTTGCCTAAAGCCTCTAATGAGAAACAAAGCTGAAATAATGTCTCTTAATacttcatttttgttttctgtgatAATTCTATAGATGAATTTGGCTATCAACCATTGCGGCAGTTACAGCATTGATAATTCTTTCTCCATTTCAAGCTGGAAGCGTGGCCGCAAAACTAGTCATGGTCAGTAGATTATGATTCTGCATGTGATATTTGGCTGAGAATCTATTATGTTTGTTTAGCTATTCTGAGGATCGTTTTCCAATAACATAAAGGAATcgtttttttttggaagttaAGGTTGAATTTTGTTGTTGTATGTTTTTTAAGTATGCTGGCGTTTTGATTATTTTAAGTGGTGTTCTTGATTTTATATGTTAGTATAGATTCAATGTGTGGATACACTAATACAATCTAGCACAATTGTTCCTCAAATTTTTTATCTTTAAGGTAGATATATGGTGCCCATTGGAGCGCTGAAGGGCCATTCTACACCTCAGAATGTTGGCCAAGATTTTGCACCATTGGCAAAGAATGATGGAAGCAGCAGCTTTCAAATGAAGACATTTGTACATTTGAAAATGCCATAGCAGGTAACAGCCTTTGTCTTCTACTTAACAAATAGGAAAAGTTacgtttctgtttttgttttggtttttcttcccttttttctAACATTGGGAACACCTTTACTCTTTAAAGTTCAAATTTTGAGGAGTCAGCTGTTGTTTTAGCACAATTCTTGCCCAATTGTTCGTGTTCTTTTATTTGATGTAGTTTCTGAAAATTGAAAGgaaaattttcatttacatGTGGTTAAgaaattaattatatcatttaCAGATGATGCACTTGCATATATACATGATATACATGTGCATTGCGTTCATAGCTTTTCACCTTTACTTCTGACTATTAGGGGGTCATGGTGCTCGAATGATTCTATTGCTTGTAAGTGATAATTATTATGTTTTGAGTGTTTCAGTGGGAAATTTGGTTTTCACAGACATGGCAAAGGCTATAACTACAGGGAATATCCAGGTGAGAATTTGTTTTGTCCTCAAATACTAGTGCCCTCACTTTTTTGtagtggatttttttttccaaagttTTCGTTTTATTAGCTTTTTCCTTATAGCATATGTAGTGTACTATTTTATAGCAAATTGTTTAAGTTTAGGGGTCTGAAAAAGTAAATATTTGTCTGCTTATCAGTCATTCTACTTTCAAAATTCTGTATCCAAGTTAAACTTCTCATATATAATATCAGGAACTAGAATTCTTTTCCAAGTCAGGAAGGTGCTGTCTCAGTTTATGACATTGCTGAAGGAGGAGCTGGAGATTGGTTTAGAGGTGAGTTCCAGCGCTCCAGACCATAAACTTTTAAATTTTACAAGCACAATAAAGATGATCATGATCTCTTGTTGTCATatgcttcctttttttttttctgtttctgagAAGAGGTGCTGATATCGTACCCTGGGAGTTGTTTGATTTTCAATGTTCTCAACCATATTTGTTGGTGCTGCAGTTGCTTTTACTTTTCATATTCGTTGTCAGTATTCATTTTTCTGGAATCTGAAAAGTCCTCAGTTATATCTCATTTTAAGATAATTGTTAAATTCATGTTTGAGGCTGAACAATAATTTTGGCCATTCAGACTCTATTGATCCTTAGTTCAAAAGCAACAACCTTCAGTTAATTAACTCCAACCGTCCAACGCCAatagaaacaagtctaaaacaGATAGATAGCTTCTTTTCAAGGACTTGATTACAATAATATGTTTTTACTATTTCAATTTATACTTTGATTCTAAGTTTTTATCAAACAAGTGAGCTACTACTCTGTACTTGAGTTTGATATTTGACATCATCGCTTCTAATAGGCAAAATCTCCAAGGGACATTGAAACAGTTTCAACGCCTATAGATACAAGTCTGAAAGCAGACCAGGTAAGTAGCTTCTTTTCAACCACTTGACTTTCATTGCAATCATATGTTTCTATAATTTTCATTTATATTTGAAGTTTAGGCTTTTACTAAACAACCGAGCTAATAGAGTTGTGACATGTTATATCATTGCTTCAAATAGGAACAATCTCCGTTGGATCCAAATGAATATAAGCTGATTATGAAGACCGCATATGAATCAAAGGGGAGTGCTAGGCTCACACTCAGGGTGAGTGTGTGTGAGCCACACTCACTCTGAACTTGCCATGTGTGAGCAGAAAAACTCATACAAATTTGTTCTTTTATGTTCCTTGtatgcagcagcagcaacaactaCTTTTCTACCAGCAACAACAACATTCTTACCAACAAATGATGTCTCAGCCTTGCTACGAGCAATATCAACCACCTAGATAAAAGTGAGACATCTTTTGTGACCTGAAGCAATAGAAAGaggcaaattgatataattGTATAGAAGAACTAGACAGTCTGACAGCATTATAAATTCTACATAAACAATAATCTTAAGTTTGCAATCTAATACTGAAACTCTCTCATACCCCAAAGAAAAGAACAGGGAAGGGATAGCAGAAATGAAGGTTAAACTGATGGTCTAAAACTTTACACAACTAAGTCATGCTTATCCAATGCTTATCCATCAATGTCTCCGTACAGTTAAGTAATTGATTCTAAGTACCAGGGCTTGTTTTATTCCCCTCAAACATGATTTACTGCCCCATGAATTACCAACACCATTACCAATACAGTAAACTAAGTTATGTATAACAGAGATCTAATATATGCCAAAGTTATGATTAGTTCATGCTTCAGGTCTTCTGATTGGAATTTCCATCTCGATCAAACCAAaataccccccccccccccctctgaAGACCCATACCTGATTGGTGTGCATTTCAATGGAAGTGGTTTTCCAGTGTGctgataaataaattaaaaaaaagattatAAGAAAAAGTATAGAAAGACAGAAGGTAGTATCTGCATATAAAGAACAGGAAACAGATCAATCCCAGAAACGAATTTGAAGACAAACCTTCTTCAAAGCATCGCTGACACGACGTAAATAATGAGGTACAGCTTTCCAAAGGGAATGCTCCACAATGTTCAAACCTGTGGTAAACAATATATacaattttattttgtctgtaAGGGATACACACGATTTCAAAGAGCCAAAGCATATGAATATCAATGAATCTAATGTTGAAGTGGTTTACCTGCCCTAGCTTCATCACCTGGTGTGGGTTTATGGTGCCTAATTAAGCTCATCAGTTTGCCATACAGAAGTTATCTCTCGCACCTATAAAAGCAAGAGTAACATATAAAACATAAAGAAAATTAGAGAATATCCACTATATCAATGTCATTAAGATGCAGTCCCCCTCGCCCCAGCAAAGTGGTTTTGGAAAGAGAGAATAAGGTTGGAAAAACAATACCAGATCTTCAATCACCATATCTCTGTCTTCACTAGTAAGATCATGTCAGTCTCTTAAATTTAAAAGACGCTGCAAGTAACTTGATATTATTAGTCTAAACAAATTTTCAACATGTCTTTTAATCATAATTTTCAACATCCTAAAAATTGAGCAGAGTCAGTAGCCGCTCACAGAAGTCTGATATGTTTGTATTGTAAGGTTCCGCGATTAATTTGTGTAGGATGTGCAGTAAGAACAATCTCAACCTCTTGCAGCAAGAAGAATTTAAGGTTGAGAACAAGACATCTAAATGACTCAACAACAGTagaaatacacacacacatcttATGTTCAACAGTGTGCTGTTAACACGAGGCAACATCAATGAAGCAACAACTTGAGCTCATTAAAACAAGATCATTTAATTGGTTCAGTTTTATCTTTTACAGAAACCTAAACAACATGTGACATATTTTCCCCACTATTTTCTGTCTAGGCATACAAATCAAGACAAAGGATAGAAGGAAAAGAACCAACCTGCTTGCAAATGGTATCGTAAAGCTGGTCTGG harbors:
- the LOC133734875 gene encoding uncharacterized protein LOC133734875 isoform X2, producing the protein MTSAFKKRKRKKKRSMKKKCLSFVDSMQIVKFLKKERLQIPHDYRIRLQIMVQLMVPLFRIREWHPNPWEREFRSLNASRAWGEAWGRRNALPLSELRRDILCELLLSVQKDEWFSGGRLQTLQETYGTCFEVHLYVVTKSLAESERGLDDISDLLEAANNNTSNVQKTVLPIFYGVDPSDVRHQTASFAQAFAKYEKKYKDDPQKVERWRAALRKLANLAGWDSKHWPEAKLIREVVDEIWRKLYSSFSKPAIKNLASTPSWSSSCRQKHDVFLSFRGKDTRLNFLDHLYDALIQCRISTFRDDKDLVKGMSIRKQLEKAIEGSKVWVVIVSPNYASSKWCLDELLKILECRKASKVGKKNKSLMKAFAEYEEQAHTSVNGDKSYKGEASLRNKKNITNHNKRKMGELRLGVNYGGKWVGSVYIGGSSEEIVVSEDITYNELLDQLYHIVGVHPNENEIKISTIDESKSPAYPVEIINDDDLKNFIDQSISSDMHLKHPLQNSSGRSIEVRVLVNYDGEWVNSTYVGGKTKGIIISEDITYQELVDRVSGVVEVDSNEYKLILKTAYKSNLPTQPVEIIDDEGLAFFIQDENLSLSMSSIFTLCTTLERRAFPNGRMESSQSGTTHLRRFGTYPSCVHCVTPDQVPHLHTQVGPSSPNVPCMQQQQQHSYQQKTLQPCYEHYQPSFQQPQPLYQQLHSFYVQQQPQYQQPNPSYMQQPPPIHQVPYSLKMFWNDATRMFQDFNFWQFNFVIILLGNIFYFLRLCRNN
- the LOC133734875 gene encoding uncharacterized protein LOC133734875 isoform X1 yields the protein MTSAFKKRKRKKKRSMKKKCLSFVDSMQIVKFLKKERLQIPHDYRIRLQIMVQLMVPLFRIREWHPNPWEREFRSLNASRAWGEAWGRRNALPLSELRRDILCELLLSVQKDEWFSGGRLQTLQETYGTCFEVHLYVVTKSLAESERGLDDISDLLEAANNNTSNVQKTVLPIFYGVDPSDVRHQTASFAQAFAKYEKKYKDDPQKVERWRAALRKLANLAGWDSKHWPEAKLIREVVDEIWRKLYSSFSKPAIKNLASTPSWSSSCRQKHDVFLSFRGKDTRLNFLDHLYDALIQCRISTFRDDKDLVKGMSIRKQLEKAIEGSKVWVVIVSPNYASSKWCLDELLKILECRKASKVGKKNKSLMKAFAEYEEQAHTSVNGDKSYKGEASLRNKKNITNHNKRKMGELRLGVNYGGKWVGSVYIGGSSEEIVVSEDITYNELLDQLYHIVGVHPNENEIKISTIDESKSPAYPVEIINDDDLKNFIDQSISSDMHLKHPLQNSSGSRSIEVRVLVNYDGEWVNSTYVGGKTKGIIISEDITYQELVDRVSGVVEVDSNEYKLILKTAYKSNLPTQPVEIIDDEGLAFFIQDENLSLSMSSIFTLCTTLERRAFPNGRMESSQSGTTHLRRFGTYPSCVHCVTPDQVPHLHTQVGPSSPNVPCMQQQQQHSYQQKTLQPCYEHYQPSFQQPQPLYQQLHSFYVQQQPQYQQPNPSYMQQPPPIHQVPYSLKMFWNDATRMFQDFNFWQFNFVIILLGNIFYFLRLCRNN